From Penaeus vannamei isolate JL-2024 chromosome 12, ASM4276789v1, whole genome shotgun sequence, the proteins below share one genomic window:
- the LOC113808152 gene encoding uncharacterized protein has translation MGLRQLLLLACAFVASVHYVAGSIQCYTCVSTVNELTCVNDPDNVPNGSPVTDCDKGDRGCCTIFRQEYLEEPGKVISFSRGCQEDCPSKMGTTKTEDASYRIYQTYCNTPKCNVGPGDKPLSGGGGGDDGGNNVIGPIPGKDGAATTTVSLGLLLSALALALRRL, from the exons ATGGGACTTCGTCAGCTTCTTCTTCTGGCTTGCGCCTTCGTAGCTTCGGTGCACTACGTAGCTG GAAGCATCCAGTGTTACACCTGCGTGAGCACCGTGAACGAGCTCACTTGTGTGAACGACCCTGACAACGTTCCGAACGGCAGTCCCGTCACAGACTGCGACAAGGGCGACCGCGGCTGCTGCACCATCTTCCGCCAGGAGTATCTCGAGGAGCCTG GGAAGGTGATATCGTTCTCTCGTGGATGCCAGGAGGACTGCCCCTCCAAGATGGGCACCACGAAAACGGAAGACGCCTCCTATCGCATTTACCAGACTTACTGCAACACTCCCAAGTGCAATGTTGGACCTGGGGACAAACCGCTTTCGG gtggcggcggcggcgacgacggAGGAAACAACGTCATCGGCCCCATTCCCGGCAAGGACGGCGCCGCGACCACGACCGTATCCCTGGGGCTCCTCCTCTCGGCTCTGGCGCTGGCCCTGCGGAGGCTCTGA
- the LOC138863618 gene encoding uncharacterized protein: protein MRGLVVVCLAMTLVVAAASLDPLDPTGKEQDPLDPTGMEQDPLDPTGMEQDPLAPTEMTPDPLDTTEMTPDPLDLTGMKREIDKEIIKRVLGPGAGTVRRPTELIDNLLALPVDENKANKNRTVGANETVSR, encoded by the exons ATGCGTGGTTTAGTAGTGGTGTGTTTGGCGATGACCCTCGTGGTTGCTGCGGCTTCGCTAGACCCATTAGACCCAACGGGAAAGGAACAGGACCCATTAGACCCAACGGGGATGGAACAGGACCCATTAGACCCAACGGGGATGGAACAGGACCCATTAGCCCCAACGGAAATGACACCGGACCCATTAGACACAACGGAAATGACACCGGACCCATTAGACCTAACGGGAATGAAACGGGAG ATCGACAAGGAGATTATCAAGCGGGTCCTGGGCCCGGGTGCAGGCACTGTGAGGAGGCCAACGGAACTCATCGACAATCTGCTGGCGCTTCCCGTGGACGAGAATAAGGCTAACAAAAATCG GACGGTAGGAGCTAATGAAACGGTTTCTCGATAA